The genomic DNA CACCCTCCTGCGTCTGCAGCATCAGCGCGACCATGGTTGCGGCCAACGCCAGCACCACGAGCACGTTCACCAAGACCACGCCGTCCTCGCGCTCGCGCGGGGCAGGGGGGGCGGTCACGTCGCGGGCTCCGGGGGGCTTTGCGGCACCAGCTCCACCAGCCGTGGCACCTCGCCGCCGGAGCTCAGCTCCAGCACCGCCTCCGCGCCGCGCAGCGCGGGCAACGGCTCGCCATCCGGAGCGGGTTCGGGCGGCCAGGCATCGTGCCACGCGCCGCCGCGGTCGAGCAGCCGCCAGCGCACCGCGTCGACCTCATCGAGCACCCGTTGCACCAGAGGCGCCCCGTCACCCCCCTCGATGCCCCGCAGAAGCGCGCCATCCGATGCGCTCCAGGCAATGGTCCCCCCGCCGCCGCGGGCCATCCGCAGCGCGCCGTCCTCCAGCACCAATGCCCCCGCCTCGGTGAGGTCGAGCGTCAGCAGC from Jannaschia sp. W003 includes the following:
- a CDS encoding type II secretion system protein GspJ, coding for MTPARVAPPGDAGFTLVEMLVALALFAAIGLAGFTVLDTVVRVRGGTEGRLERLGEIDRALALLTLDLTEAGALVLEDGALRMARGGGGTIAWSASDGALLRGIEGGDGAPLVQRVLDEVDAVRWRLLDRGGAWHDAWPPEPAPDGEPLPALRGAEAVLELSSGGEVPRLVELVPQSPPEPAT